A window from Thiomonas sp. FB-Cd encodes these proteins:
- a CDS encoding glycosyl hydrolase, which yields MRYLEVFAVAALFVLAGQAQANATFNNPITDGLGAYFSAPHPGGFLGSSDPSPPEANYRTAAMMKMAAPTNQWYSSLMFERWSYPLFATPVSYRAGPNGFEVGVPTPTVSKATSGFKEVIWPHRAELTISPTAFKPVDARLAGHGDWNVEVQMANGSDKFDATILHGSPFSYYKITRGDVRLKFDTDAVIAGHGVPSGVASFVVDGHPYAAFGPSGCSFTWVSPREMILHLPAGSGYFSVAALPNDSMQTIELFKQHAYAFVTNTRAEWTYDAKTSRVITHFVVTTHAMQGGETVPILGLYPHQWFDQSIPGLLPDVFPSVRGTIKLLAADEFTTQMTYHGIIPFWPKLPAAVGGSRVDSLLGGDVAKMYGAFGVQGPGTYWIGKGLGRAAQLMDIAAVQGKAGEAQKLENMLTQHMEDFFSGKNSSTYFVVDRSIGTTIGYPQEYGSVSHMNDHHFHYGYWINAAAQVALRDPTWAAKDHWGGMVDQLVHDIATDRRGLKRDPYLRNFDPYEGHSWASGDEMMNDGNNQESSSEAINAWAGLIFWGAATGDDKVRNLGIYLYTTEVQAVDDYWFDIHHIVFAPNYNRVLAAQVFGDKYAYNTWWTQNPREIQGINLLPITPASTYLGRDPGYIKLFFDGLKKEEAQYASSGMSDGTPSDIWQDVFAEYKALAFPKVARGDWNSQGSSEAGDSRTHAYYWIKSLQYMGEPDFGVTADTPLYAVFKKAGGAETYLAFNPGDSSLPVKYSDGAKLDAAPHALTRMVVSDPGATPNISESKLN from the coding sequence ATGAGATACCTGGAAGTTTTTGCGGTAGCGGCACTGTTTGTATTGGCTGGACAGGCCCAAGCCAACGCGACCTTCAACAACCCTATTACAGATGGGCTTGGTGCCTATTTTTCAGCGCCGCATCCCGGCGGTTTTTTGGGGTCATCGGATCCGTCGCCGCCAGAAGCCAATTACCGTACCGCCGCGATGATGAAAATGGCGGCGCCTACGAATCAGTGGTATTCATCCTTGATGTTTGAGCGCTGGTCATATCCTCTGTTCGCGACACCAGTTAGCTATCGAGCCGGGCCAAACGGTTTCGAGGTCGGCGTGCCGACCCCCACTGTGAGCAAGGCAACGAGTGGATTCAAGGAGGTGATCTGGCCACACCGTGCGGAACTGACGATCAGCCCGACTGCATTCAAACCCGTCGACGCGCGCCTGGCCGGACATGGGGACTGGAATGTCGAGGTCCAAATGGCCAACGGAAGTGACAAATTTGATGCCACGATCCTTCATGGCAGTCCCTTCAGCTATTACAAAATCACACGCGGAGACGTGCGCCTTAAATTCGACACTGACGCCGTAATTGCTGGACATGGAGTGCCATCGGGGGTGGCGAGCTTTGTGGTTGATGGCCACCCCTATGCAGCTTTTGGGCCTTCCGGATGCAGCTTCACCTGGGTTTCGCCGCGGGAAATGATTTTGCACCTTCCTGCGGGCTCGGGCTATTTTTCCGTTGCGGCATTGCCCAACGATTCGATGCAAACGATCGAGCTGTTTAAGCAACATGCCTATGCATTTGTTACGAACACCCGGGCGGAGTGGACTTATGACGCTAAGACCAGTCGAGTCATTACGCACTTCGTCGTGACAACGCACGCCATGCAAGGCGGCGAAACGGTTCCAATTCTTGGGCTCTATCCGCATCAGTGGTTTGATCAAAGCATTCCGGGTCTGCTTCCCGATGTTTTTCCAAGTGTCCGGGGCACGATCAAGCTCCTCGCCGCTGATGAGTTCACTACGCAGATGACGTACCACGGAATTATCCCGTTCTGGCCGAAGCTTCCTGCTGCGGTTGGCGGAAGCCGAGTGGACTCCCTGCTCGGTGGCGACGTGGCGAAGATGTACGGCGCATTTGGTGTCCAAGGCCCCGGAACCTATTGGATTGGCAAGGGGCTCGGCCGAGCCGCGCAACTTATGGATATCGCTGCAGTGCAAGGCAAGGCGGGCGAGGCGCAGAAACTAGAAAACATGTTGACCCAGCACATGGAGGACTTTTTTTCGGGAAAAAACTCCTCAACATATTTTGTTGTGGATCGATCGATTGGAACAACTATCGGCTACCCGCAGGAATATGGAAGTGTGAGCCACATGAATGACCATCATTTTCATTACGGCTACTGGATTAACGCGGCCGCGCAAGTGGCGCTGCGGGACCCCACATGGGCAGCGAAAGATCATTGGGGCGGGATGGTCGATCAATTGGTTCACGACATTGCGACCGATAGGCGTGGCTTGAAAAGAGATCCTTATCTTCGAAATTTTGACCCCTATGAGGGCCATTCCTGGGCCAGTGGCGATGAAATGATGAATGACGGCAATAATCAGGAATCATCGTCGGAAGCGATCAACGCGTGGGCCGGTCTTATTTTCTGGGGGGCAGCAACTGGCGACGATAAAGTGCGCAATCTCGGAATCTATCTATATACGACAGAGGTTCAGGCAGTTGACGATTACTGGTTTGATATTCATCACATTGTGTTTGCGCCAAATTACAACCGGGTATTGGCGGCTCAGGTGTTTGGTGATAAATACGCGTACAACACCTGGTGGACACAGAATCCGCGTGAAATCCAAGGCATTAATCTCTTGCCAATCACTCCAGCCTCGACTTATCTTGGCCGCGATCCAGGCTACATCAAACTTTTCTTCGACGGCTTAAAGAAAGAGGAGGCCCAGTACGCAAGCAGTGGCATGTCAGACGGCACGCCATCGGACATTTGGCAGGACGTCTTTGCGGAATACAAGGCATTGGCCTTCCCAAAGGTGGCGCGAGGTGATTGGAACTCGCAGGGATCTTCCGAAGCGGGAGACAGTCGCACCCATGCTTACTATTGGATTAAAAGTCTGCAATACATGGGGGAGCCCGATTTTGGAGTCACAGCGGATACACCGTTGTACGCGGTGTTCAAAAAGGCGGGCGGCGCAGAAACGTATCTTGCCTTTAATCCAGGTGACAGTTCGCTCCCGGTCAAATACAGCGATGGGGCAAAGCTTGATGCAGCGCCTCACGCCTTGACGCGAATGGTTGTGAGTGACCCTGGAGCGACACCGAATATAAGCGAAAGCAAATTAAACTAG